In Bifidobacterium sp. ESL0745, one DNA window encodes the following:
- a CDS encoding glycosyltransferase family A protein has translation MVNVSIVIPAYNEQDRIVSCLANAVCQSVAPYEVIIVDNRSNDRTCELVERFIANHPDSMVKLVHQDKEQGLIPTRNFGFSVAKGDVFGRIDADCMLKPDWVEVVTDIFDNDPNAMGATGPAVYYDMPAKRLGLEGDNKVRKVTYRADNDKVLLFGSNMAVRASAWEKIKDKVCRDKQDIMHEDIDISLHLLDQGLKTVYCEHMITGVSARRMDTSFSSFRKYMQRFQNTFDAHPNHSRVHDTERTLYALYPALRAFYPVYQKYLSHRDVNPAERIWSREQHSMNTASRNRGGRRTKNRSIGEH, from the coding sequence ATGGTCAATGTTTCTATTGTGATACCTGCGTACAACGAACAGGATCGTATCGTCAGCTGCCTGGCGAATGCCGTCTGTCAATCCGTTGCACCCTACGAGGTCATCATCGTCGACAACAGGTCGAACGATCGAACCTGCGAACTGGTCGAACGATTCATTGCCAATCATCCTGATTCCATGGTGAAATTGGTCCATCAGGACAAAGAGCAGGGGCTTATCCCCACCCGCAATTTCGGCTTTTCAGTGGCCAAAGGCGACGTGTTCGGCCGTATCGACGCGGACTGCATGCTCAAACCGGACTGGGTCGAAGTCGTCACCGACATCTTCGATAATGATCCCAATGCCATGGGCGCCACCGGACCGGCCGTCTATTACGATATGCCCGCCAAACGATTGGGACTTGAAGGCGACAACAAGGTACGCAAGGTCACCTATCGCGCCGACAACGACAAGGTGCTGCTCTTCGGCTCCAACATGGCGGTGCGCGCCAGCGCTTGGGAGAAGATCAAAGACAAGGTGTGCCGCGACAAGCAGGACATCATGCACGAGGACATCGACATCTCCCTGCATCTGCTCGACCAGGGACTCAAAACCGTCTATTGCGAGCATATGATCACCGGGGTTTCCGCCCGTCGTATGGATACGTCGTTCTCTTCGTTTCGCAAGTACATGCAGCGTTTCCAGAACACCTTTGATGCCCACCCAAACCATTCCAGGGTTCACGATACCGAGCGCACGCTTTATGCGCTCTATCCCGCGCTGCGGGCCTTCTACCCCGTCTACCAGAAATATTTGAGCCACCGTGATGTCAATCCGGCCGAACGCATCTGGAGCAGGGAACAGCACAGCATGAACACCGCGAGCCGCAACCGCGGCGGCAGAAGAACTAAAAACAGATCAATCGGCGAGCACTGA
- a CDS encoding AI-2E family transporter has product MKERGQEDGNNESQKIDFASVFPQKGDSRRPPDWWGRALLYTAIAVFVCIFIFRSWSKVSFIVLDVIISIFVALAMEPLVVRLVRHGWKRGAASAATLVGLVVVVLALLGLFGNMFVQQLISMIKGIPDLYAQAQHLVAQYTDFKLPEISNLGSEIAKNLQTSWVTDFAGQALSTTMGLVSAIINILTIVMVTYYVSAAGPKMRRSLCQWLGPSAQRRFLLAWTIVQDQISGFLFSRTILAAFNAFFTSIFLMIIKVPNWLPLALFCGIVSQFVPTIGTYIGGALPVIFAWSSRGFLYGVAVVVFIVIYQQIENLIISPKVSQRTMDLNPAIAFLSVLVLGAVFGALGAFLALPITASLQALFKVYTKRYELVDSPLMSDPVPVKKSKVVAGAEAFNEHVVQPVAQHMPRAAKGSSARVPTDDELRNLRDEFYRMSSDSNVVSTGHDLDESATIAIPKGVLDGTAPQRSGLKGSEENDSDALQPKQENVGKGHAANGRESGTGLKGGTQGKVDRDRTADGASDNPRSRWH; this is encoded by the coding sequence ATGAAGGAACGTGGGCAGGAAGACGGCAACAACGAGAGCCAGAAGATAGATTTCGCATCGGTGTTTCCCCAGAAGGGCGATTCGAGAAGACCGCCGGATTGGTGGGGGCGGGCGCTGCTGTACACCGCCATAGCCGTTTTTGTCTGCATTTTCATCTTCAGGTCGTGGAGCAAGGTCTCCTTCATCGTCCTTGACGTCATCATTTCCATTTTCGTCGCGTTGGCGATGGAGCCGCTGGTCGTGCGCCTGGTGCGACATGGATGGAAGCGCGGGGCCGCATCCGCCGCCACCCTGGTCGGATTGGTCGTCGTCGTGCTTGCCTTGCTTGGGTTGTTCGGCAACATGTTTGTCCAACAGTTGATTTCGATGATCAAGGGCATTCCCGACCTCTACGCGCAGGCGCAGCATCTTGTCGCGCAATACACCGACTTCAAGCTTCCCGAAATATCCAACTTGGGCAGCGAAATCGCCAAGAACCTACAGACCTCCTGGGTCACCGATTTCGCCGGTCAGGCGCTGAGCACCACTATGGGGCTCGTAAGCGCCATCATCAACATCCTGACCATCGTCATGGTTACGTATTACGTTTCTGCCGCCGGCCCCAAAATGCGCAGGAGCCTGTGCCAATGGCTTGGTCCGAGCGCGCAACGCCGTTTTCTGCTGGCTTGGACCATCGTGCAGGACCAGATCTCCGGCTTCCTGTTCTCGCGTACGATTCTTGCCGCGTTCAATGCTTTCTTCACTTCGATATTCCTCATGATCATCAAGGTGCCCAACTGGTTGCCGTTGGCGTTGTTCTGCGGCATCGTCTCGCAGTTCGTCCCGACGATCGGCACGTATATCGGCGGTGCGCTTCCGGTCATCTTCGCTTGGAGCTCGCGCGGTTTCCTCTATGGGGTGGCCGTGGTTGTCTTCATCGTCATCTATCAGCAGATCGAAAACCTCATCATCTCGCCGAAGGTTTCCCAGCGCACGATGGACCTGAATCCGGCCATCGCCTTCCTTTCTGTATTGGTGCTTGGTGCCGTCTTCGGGGCTCTCGGAGCTTTCCTCGCCCTGCCGATCACTGCAAGCCTGCAGGCGCTCTTCAAGGTGTACACCAAGAGGTACGAGCTGGTCGACTCGCCGCTGATGAGTGATCCGGTGCCGGTCAAGAAATCCAAGGTCGTCGCCGGGGCCGAGGCGTTCAACGAGCATGTGGTGCAGCCTGTGGCGCAGCACATGCCCCGCGCCGCCAAAGGCTCAAGCGCAAGGGTCCCCACAGATGACGAGCTGCGCAACCTGCGCGATGAGTTCTACCGGATGTCCTCCGATTCGAATGTAGTCTCCACGGGCCATGACCTCGATGAATCAGCGACCATCGCCATTCCCAAAGGGGTGCTGGATGGCACCGCGCCGCAACGAAGTGGGCTGAAAGGCAGCGAGGAGAACGATTCCGACGCGCTGCAACCGAAGCAGGAGAATGTCGGGAAAGGTCATGCTGCCAACGGCCGGGAATCCGGAACCGGACTCAAGGGCGGAACCCAAGGTAAAGTGGACCGTGATAGAACGGCCGACGGGGCAAGTGATAACCCAAGGAGCAGGTGGCACTGA